In a genomic window of Lacrimispora sp. BS-2:
- a CDS encoding helix-turn-helix domain-containing protein, with amino-acid sequence MSLTQKEAYRVMRQEYPDVLNMDNLCRLLAVSKKTAYKLLKDGEIGCIKVGREYHIAKARLLT; translated from the coding sequence ATGTCATTGACACAGAAAGAGGCTTACCGTGTAATGCGTCAGGAGTACCCTGATGTACTAAACATGGACAATTTATGCAGGTTACTGGCAGTAAGCAAAAAAACTGCCTACAAGCTGCTCAAAGACGGTGAGATCGGCTGCATTAAGGTTGGACGGGAATACCACATCGCCAAGGCGCGTCTGCTGACTTGA
- a CDS encoding nucleoid-associated protein, with translation MVDIKSDLKENIESRINEMFDFTEAKIEKLIIHQVGNKLKDEPLVLSDIFADITDSSLTNLVERYFFQRFKDNGQYSFGHETNLAFNELYQYSKNIFHDPNELKKNSENIATHLYKVSTHPNIKSGELYIAYISNAILNNQHYDAIGIFKSETKEPFLKINNKEKNITLSWDTGVDTRKLDKGCIVFNNCEDLGYSILIVDSGNQIDTKYWVQDFLGIEKNDSSFQKTKIVVDACKQYIKKDYQGATTEKVAALNSVLNYIDSNESLQLDEFSDRVTDTIQEAEQLREYIQSFAEKKNFHDIQNFEVDQSAVKTIKKTIKNIIKLDSAFEIKVKAFSELDKKHLEKGYDEDKKMHYYKLYFNEEQ, from the coding sequence ATGGTCGATATAAAAAGTGACTTGAAAGAAAATATAGAAAGTAGGATTAATGAAATGTTTGATTTCACGGAAGCCAAAATAGAAAAACTGATTATTCACCAAGTGGGAAATAAGTTAAAAGATGAACCTTTGGTTCTGTCAGATATATTTGCAGATATTACAGATAGCTCTTTAACTAATTTAGTCGAGAGATATTTTTTTCAAAGATTTAAAGACAATGGGCAATATTCTTTTGGACACGAAACCAATTTAGCATTTAATGAATTATATCAGTACTCAAAAAATATTTTTCATGACCCTAATGAATTGAAAAAAAATTCAGAGAATATAGCAACGCATTTGTACAAGGTTTCGACACATCCCAACATAAAAAGCGGAGAATTATATATTGCTTACATTAGTAACGCAATACTAAACAATCAGCATTATGATGCAATAGGGATATTTAAATCGGAAACTAAGGAACCATTTTTGAAAATTAATAATAAAGAAAAAAACATAACTTTGAGTTGGGATACAGGGGTAGATACTCGCAAACTAGATAAAGGCTGTATAGTTTTTAATAATTGCGAGGATTTGGGATATAGCATTTTAATTGTTGATTCTGGAAATCAAATAGATACTAAATATTGGGTACAAGACTTTTTGGGGATAGAAAAAAATGATAGCTCTTTTCAAAAAACAAAGATAGTAGTTGATGCCTGTAAGCAATATATAAAAAAAGATTATCAAGGGGCTACAACAGAAAAAGTTGCCGCCTTGAATAGTGTTCTAAATTATATTGATTCTAATGAAAGTCTTCAACTAGATGAATTTAGTGATAGAGTAACCGATACAATACAAGAGGCTGAACAACTTAGAGAGTATATCCAGTCTTTTGCTGAAAAGAAAAACTTTCATGATATTCAAAACTTTGAAGTGGATCAATCAGCAGTAAAAACAATCAAAAAAACAATTAAAAATATAATTAAACTGGACTCTGCATTCGAAATAAAAGTTAAAGCATTTAGCGAACTGGATAAAAAGCATTTGGAAAAAGGTTACGATGAAGATAAAAAGATGCACTATTACAAACTTTATTTTAATGAAGAACAATAG
- a CDS encoding relaxase/mobilization nuclease domain-containing protein: protein MHSLHRLTLSLRLTSSIKSQTIKFSKERIHVNGSKLTPSLSSWIGRQYAHFVQSFYRYDNLTPEQALEIRQKFMDRYEHFKELQICAAVHTNGPQLHIHYVVNTVSHVDGRKWQASPEDLKQMRGRSDDLCREYGLNVYEKPHKGHRFYGEYKAKLSWKQQLAEDVARCVQVSSNTADFKLLLSECGIDCDIGRKKSLLFTVQAGTYGLEEERKCSNWKLMSYGDFTSENILQSIGFNDFVIDTAWHDFPLVSEVLAALGASNHPNDPQIYEKTFLTNLCPEDFKGKTKLQIEQMLAERKYEELIAAQTKAIQERIAGEQAQAAILHRSIAGLIEEFIHWQQQKQLDKQYEMQQQSGNTMEAKNYDEENEWELY from the coding sequence TTGCATAGCTTGCACCGTTTGACCCTTAGCCTACGGCTGACAAGCTCCATAAAGTCACAAACAATCAAATTTTCAAAAGAGAGAATCCATGTAAACGGCAGTAAACTGACACCGTCCCTATCTTCGTGGATTGGCCGTCAGTATGCGCACTTTGTACAAAGCTTTTATCGCTATGATAATCTCACTCCGGAGCAGGCATTGGAAATCAGGCAGAAATTCATGGATCGCTATGAGCACTTCAAAGAACTTCAGATTTGTGCTGCCGTCCATACCAACGGTCCCCAGCTGCATATTCATTATGTGGTGAATACCGTCAGTCATGTAGATGGCCGAAAGTGGCAAGCCTCGCCGGAGGATCTAAAACAGATGCGAGGCAGATCCGATGACCTATGCCGGGAATATGGCTTAAATGTCTATGAAAAGCCCCATAAAGGACATCGTTTCTATGGGGAATACAAAGCCAAGCTTAGCTGGAAACAACAGCTTGCAGAGGATGTTGCCCGCTGCGTACAGGTCAGCAGCAACACAGCTGACTTCAAACTGCTGCTGTCGGAATGCGGTATTGACTGTGACATCGGAAGAAAGAAAAGCCTTTTGTTCACGGTACAGGCCGGCACCTATGGACTTGAGGAGGAACGCAAATGCTCTAACTGGAAGCTGATGTCCTATGGTGATTTTACCAGCGAAAATATTTTGCAAAGCATCGGATTTAATGACTTTGTGATTGATACGGCTTGGCACGACTTTCCTCTGGTGTCCGAGGTATTGGCAGCACTGGGCGCCAGCAATCATCCAAATGACCCGCAAATTTATGAGAAAACATTTCTTACCAACCTCTGCCCCGAGGATTTTAAGGGCAAAACCAAACTCCAGATAGAGCAAATGCTGGCAGAGCGAAAATATGAGGAGTTGATTGCTGCACAGACGAAAGCAATACAGGAACGCATTGCAGGAGAGCAGGCGCAGGCTGCCATCCTGCACCGTTCCATAGCCGGTCTGATTGAAGAATTTATTCACTGGCAGCAGCAAAAGCAATTGGATAAACAATATGAAATGCAACAACAATCTGGTAATACAATGGAGGCGAAAAATTATGATGAGGAAAACGAATGGGAATTGTATTAA
- a CDS encoding DUF6076 domain-containing protein: MELVSRRLRVKRCKLCNRYFVLKNKHHAEYCSRKTENGRTCKQAGAEAGI, translated from the coding sequence ATGGAGCTTGTCAGCCGTAGGCTAAGGGTCAAACGGTGCAAGCTATGCAATCGTTACTTTGTGTTAAAAAATAAACACCATGCAGAATATTGCAGCCGAAAAACAGAAAACGGTCGCACCTGCAAGCAAGCGGGGGCCGAAGCTGGTATTTAA
- a CDS encoding IS66 family transposase → MNKSTITPDELNKLPKDLLISMYMQLNESFTVIREQNERIQSQNDQLMKKISGLQENLAVLTQQRFGRKTEQTSQINGQLSFDLDNSCVLNEAEKTVEDGIPKEPDIETVMIIKQRKSKGKRETDLKDIDTVVEEHTLSDERLEALFPFGYHRLPNEVYKDLEYIPAKFLVHEHHVAIYAGKNDTGIIRADRPERLLKNSILTPALAASIFNAKYVNAVPINRLSEEFLRNDVRISRQVMAGWMIRLSERYLGPVYREMHRRILESRLIHCDETPFKVVDDGRSPNSKNYMWVYHTSTRYGSPPIFLYEYQPTRKADNPRRFLEGYSGILMTDGYQVYHTLANERPDELKVAGCWAHAKRRWTELIKSIGKGTANGLIADEANRRISAIYHIDNMYKEASAEERLDNRKKSVKPLVDAYFEWLKRLQARPDIDKGSKTYGAITYSLNQERYLRTFLEDEMIPLDNNDAERSIKAFCVGKHNWHIVDSVNGAHASGVLYSIAETAKANGLKPYEYFRYLLEQMLIHLDDEPKDYIGDLVPWSVKIPECCKKLKK, encoded by the coding sequence ATGAATAAATCAACGATCACACCGGACGAACTGAATAAACTTCCAAAAGATCTTCTCATTTCGATGTATATGCAGCTGAATGAATCTTTCACTGTAATCAGAGAACAGAATGAAAGAATACAATCTCAGAATGACCAACTCATGAAAAAGATTTCGGGCCTTCAGGAAAATCTTGCTGTGCTAACACAGCAGAGATTTGGACGTAAAACGGAGCAGACCTCCCAGATCAATGGACAGCTGTCTTTTGACCTGGATAATTCCTGTGTCCTCAATGAAGCAGAGAAAACTGTTGAAGATGGAATTCCGAAAGAACCGGATATCGAAACAGTCATGATCATCAAGCAGCGTAAATCAAAAGGTAAGCGGGAAACTGATCTAAAAGATATCGATACTGTAGTTGAAGAGCACACTCTTTCTGACGAAAGACTGGAAGCGCTTTTTCCTTTCGGCTATCATCGTCTGCCAAATGAAGTATACAAGGATCTGGAATACATTCCGGCGAAATTTCTTGTGCACGAACATCATGTAGCTATTTATGCAGGAAAGAATGATACTGGTATTATTCGTGCCGACAGGCCTGAACGTCTGTTAAAGAACAGTATCCTGACACCAGCCTTAGCTGCCTCCATTTTTAATGCCAAGTATGTCAATGCAGTTCCGATTAACAGACTGTCTGAAGAATTCTTACGTAATGACGTGAGAATCTCGAGACAGGTCATGGCCGGATGGATGATCCGACTAAGCGAAAGATATCTTGGTCCGGTATACCGAGAGATGCATCGCAGGATACTTGAGAGTAGACTGATCCATTGCGATGAAACCCCATTTAAGGTCGTTGACGACGGACGCAGCCCGAATTCAAAGAACTACATGTGGGTGTATCACACTTCCACACGGTATGGCTCACCACCAATCTTTCTGTATGAATACCAGCCAACCAGAAAGGCTGATAATCCAAGAAGATTTCTGGAAGGGTATAGCGGAATTCTTATGACAGATGGGTATCAGGTGTATCATACACTTGCCAATGAAAGGCCGGATGAGCTAAAAGTTGCAGGATGCTGGGCACATGCCAAAAGGCGCTGGACCGAACTTATTAAATCCATTGGAAAAGGTACAGCCAATGGACTGATTGCAGATGAAGCCAACCGGAGAATTTCTGCCATCTATCATATCGATAACATGTATAAGGAGGCTTCTGCCGAGGAACGGCTGGATAACCGTAAGAAATCCGTAAAGCCTCTGGTTGACGCCTATTTCGAATGGCTGAAAAGACTTCAGGCAAGACCAGATATCGATAAGGGTTCCAAGACCTATGGTGCAATTACCTATTCGCTAAACCAGGAGCGATATCTTCGTACGTTTCTTGAAGATGAAATGATCCCACTGGATAATAATGACGCCGAAAGAAGTATCAAAGCTTTTTGCGTCGGAAAGCATAACTGGCACATCGTTGATTCAGTCAATGGTGCACATGCAAGCGGTGTTTTATACAGCATAGCCGAGACAGCCAAGGCAAACGGATTAAAACCATACGAATACTTCAGGTATCTGTTGGAACAAATGTTAATTCATCTTGATGATGAACCGAAGGATTATATCGGAGATCTAGTACCATGGTCAGTTAAAATCCCGGAATGCTGTAAAAAACTGAAAAAGTAA
- a CDS encoding IS66 family insertion sequence element accessory protein TnpB, protein MDTRVATTKIRIQQWIDIFQDRAQSGLKVDDYCEQHQLSRNSYYYWLRRVKEAALQSVGTKFVELEEPEAPVSLDHTYNTNNISSKSLTIQMNGAFISVNSDTSKELLTMVLGVVANVK, encoded by the coding sequence ATGGATACGCGGGTGGCGACGACCAAGATCCGAATCCAGCAATGGATTGATATTTTTCAGGACAGAGCTCAGAGCGGATTAAAGGTTGATGACTACTGCGAGCAGCATCAGCTGTCACGCAATTCTTATTATTACTGGCTGCGACGTGTCAAAGAAGCAGCACTCCAGTCTGTTGGTACGAAGTTTGTTGAACTTGAAGAACCAGAAGCGCCGGTCTCTTTAGATCATACATATAATACAAACAACATTTCCTCAAAAAGCCTGACCATACAGATGAATGGCGCTTTCATCTCTGTCAATAGTGATACTTCGAAAGAATTATTGACTATGGTCTTAGGGGTGGTTGCCAATGTTAAATGA
- a CDS encoding DNA-binding protein, which produces MDYMTAKEAAEKWAITPRRVQVLCAQGKISGAIRFGVTWAIPKNAIKPKDGRYKK; this is translated from the coding sequence ATGGACTATATGACAGCGAAAGAAGCAGCGGAAAAATGGGCAATCACTCCACGCCGGGTTCAGGTGCTTTGCGCACAGGGAAAAATATCGGGCGCTATTCGGTTTGGGGTTACTTGGGCAATACCTAAGAATGCTATAAAACCCAAGGATGGTCGATATAAAAAGTGA
- a CDS encoding recombinase family protein produces the protein MSKQITTIPARQNQVDKKLKVAAYCRVSTEHEEQKQSLKSQITYYTQKICYNPDWDFAGVYAELESGTKVDNRDEIQRLMNDCRNGKVDLILMKSLSRFRRNTLDVLLMLDELSKLNVVVYFETEDICSNDARIKKYITMATAAYQEESRQKSEAIKWGIRQSSHYGHIKLNHSQFLGYGRDDDGNLVIIEEEAKIVRLIYDLFLQGYGCRKIKKYLEDHAIKTVTGKEQWSTSTIDRILSNDKYIGRNITPKTHTPGFLTGKQEENRGQIDVIIIENSHQAIISQEMFDAVHNLKGNIKSKEVNIKGIGF, from the coding sequence ATGAGTAAGCAAATTACTACTATCCCGGCAAGACAAAATCAAGTTGATAAAAAATTAAAGGTTGCTGCCTATTGCCGTGTCAGCACAGAGCATGAAGAACAAAAACAAAGTTTAAAATCACAAATAACTTACTATACGCAAAAGATCTGCTATAACCCGGATTGGGATTTTGCTGGTGTCTACGCCGAACTGGAATCTGGCACAAAAGTAGATAACAGAGATGAAATTCAGCGATTAATGAATGATTGCAGAAATGGAAAAGTAGATTTGATTTTAATGAAATCCCTTAGCCGTTTTAGGCGCAATACATTGGATGTCCTGCTTATGCTTGATGAATTATCTAAATTAAATGTAGTTGTCTACTTTGAAACAGAGGACATTTGTTCTAATGATGCTCGGATAAAAAAATATATTACTATGGCAACAGCGGCTTATCAGGAAGAAAGCAGACAAAAAAGTGAAGCTATCAAATGGGGTATCCGTCAGAGTAGTCACTATGGACATATAAAGCTGAATCACTCACAGTTTCTTGGCTACGGCAGAGATGACGATGGAAACCTTGTAATTATTGAAGAAGAAGCTAAAATTGTACGGCTTATTTATGATTTGTTTCTGCAAGGTTATGGCTGTCGCAAGATCAAGAAATATCTTGAAGATCACGCTATAAAAACTGTCACTGGTAAAGAGCAATGGAGCACATCAACCATTGATCGAATCTTATCCAATGATAAATATATTGGTCGTAATATTACTCCTAAAACCCATACTCCTGGTTTTCTTACAGGCAAACAAGAAGAAAACCGTGGACAGATTGATGTGATTATAATCGAAAATTCTCACCAAGCGATCATTAGTCAAGAGATGTTTGATGCTGTACATAATTTAAAAGGAAACATTAAGAGCAAAGAGGTAAATATAAAAGGAATCGGTTTCTAA
- a CDS encoding site-specific integrase codes for MFSDYMLEWLQSMKPNIENITFAGYTRAVKNVIVPYFEPLGIALKDLKASDIQRFYNHELQKVSAKTLQRYHANIHKALKDAVRMDIIVSNPAEKVTRPKAQKFVGSFYHSEEINQLFEFSKGTCLEMPILFGAFYGLRRAEIVGLWWTAIDFRQNTISIRHTVNSYKLEGKKMVEAKDRAKTKSSMRTLPLVPVFRDYLLQLKKKQEEYRRLCGNSYCKDYLDYLYVDELGRLIEPNYITHTFPSFLKKHELRKIRFHDLRHSCASLLLANNVPMKQIQEWLGHSDFSTTANIYAHLDYNSKLSSASALMAVLGFSESTE; via the coding sequence ATGTTTTCGGATTATATGCTGGAGTGGCTGCAATCAATGAAACCTAATATTGAGAATATCACCTTTGCGGGCTATACCAGAGCAGTGAAGAATGTGATTGTTCCATATTTTGAACCGCTTGGTATTGCGCTAAAAGACCTGAAAGCCAGTGATATTCAGCGGTTTTACAATCATGAATTGCAGAAGGTTTCGGCAAAAACGCTCCAGCGTTATCACGCAAACATTCATAAGGCGCTGAAAGATGCTGTACGGATGGATATTATCGTAAGCAATCCGGCAGAAAAAGTCACCCGCCCCAAGGCACAGAAGTTCGTAGGTAGCTTTTACCACAGCGAAGAAATTAACCAGCTGTTTGAGTTCTCCAAAGGGACATGTCTGGAGATGCCTATCCTGTTTGGCGCATTTTATGGTTTGCGCCGAGCAGAGATTGTAGGATTATGGTGGACTGCCATCGACTTTCGACAGAATACCATCAGCATCCGCCACACGGTCAACAGCTATAAACTGGAAGGAAAAAAGATGGTGGAGGCCAAGGACAGAGCAAAAACCAAATCCAGTATGCGTACACTGCCCTTGGTGCCTGTATTTCGTGATTATTTGCTTCAGCTAAAGAAAAAGCAGGAGGAATACCGCAGGCTCTGCGGAAACTCCTACTGCAAGGATTACTTGGATTATTTGTATGTGGATGAACTGGGGCGCCTGATTGAACCGAACTATATTACGCATACATTCCCAAGCTTTTTGAAAAAGCATGAGCTGAGAAAGATACGGTTTCACGATCTCAGACATTCGTGTGCATCACTGCTATTAGCAAATAATGTACCAATGAAGCAAATTCAGGAATGGCTGGGGCATTCGGATTTTAGTACCACAGCAAATATTTACGCACACTTGGACTACAATTCTAAGCTATCCAGTGCATCTGCACTCATGGCTGTGCTGGGATTTTCAGAGTCCACCGAGTAA
- the tnpB gene encoding IS66 family insertion sequence element accessory protein TnpB (TnpB, as the term is used for proteins encoded by IS66 family insertion elements, is considered an accessory protein, since TnpC, encoded by a neighboring gene, is a DDE family transposase.), producing MLNDAVGFRHVYIACGYTDLRRGIDGLVAIVRNEFQLDPTDTGNIFLFCGKRTDRIKALIYEQDGFVLLYKRLVNGSFIWPRNESDAREITSQQYRWLMDGLSVDQKKVIKKVNPIVF from the coding sequence ATGTTAAATGATGCAGTCGGATTTCGCCATGTTTACATCGCATGTGGATACACAGATCTACGGCGTGGTATTGATGGTCTTGTTGCCATTGTAAGAAATGAATTCCAGCTGGATCCTACTGACACAGGAAATATATTTCTCTTCTGTGGAAAGCGAACAGATCGGATCAAAGCGCTAATTTATGAACAGGACGGTTTTGTCCTTCTGTATAAAAGATTAGTAAATGGCAGCTTCATCTGGCCACGTAATGAGTCTGACGCAAGAGAAATCACTTCCCAACAATATCGCTGGCTTATGGATGGACTTTCTGTTGATCAGAAAAAAGTTATCAAAAAGGTCAACCCAATCGTTTTTTAG
- a CDS encoding LysM peptidoglycan-binding domain-containing protein, with protein MATCPRGLFPYTIRRGDTLWMIAQRYYTSVAAIRAANPGLNPQNLTVGQTICVPARRAPRPPFPTPPSGGGPSRCPVGLRTYTIQRNDTLWQISQRFCTTVDTIMAVNRGLTPGNLRVGQTILIPAGYSLPNLPSWFRSQDVQDYQSISPREMADSSDMTYPGDTYYYNADSDDTQ; from the coding sequence ATGGCTACTTGTCCTCGAGGACTGTTTCCTTATACCATTCGACGCGGCGATACACTATGGATGATCGCACAACGTTATTATACTTCCGTTGCTGCAATTAGAGCGGCAAATCCAGGCTTAAATCCACAGAATTTAACAGTGGGGCAGACCATTTGTGTTCCGGCAAGAAGAGCTCCCCGTCCTCCATTTCCAACTCCACCCTCCGGCGGCGGACCAAGCCGTTGTCCCGTAGGTCTTCGAACCTACACCATTCAGAGAAATGATACTTTATGGCAAATTTCCCAGAGATTCTGTACCACCGTGGATACCATTATGGCCGTGAATCGAGGCTTAACCCCTGGTAATCTGAGAGTCGGTCAGACGATCTTAATACCAGCCGGATACAGCCTGCCCAATCTACCTTCCTGGTTCCGTTCCCAGGATGTTCAGGATTACCAGAGTATCTCTCCGAGGGAAATGGCCGACAGCAGTGATATGACCTATCCGGGAGATACCTATTACTATAATGCTGATTCGGACGATACACAATAG